A single window of Halobacillus naozhouensis DNA harbors:
- a CDS encoding TetR/AcrR family transcriptional regulator: MEDKSIFIIEHAIKLFANKGFSATSVQEIANECGISKGAFYLHFKSKDALLLEIFYYYSRKIQLKTDEIEAEDLQPRQKFIQKLSVTFEEIITHREFIIMQIREQAIPFNHDIEEFLRHMRFNSYHFYKKNLIDIYGDRINEFVWEVTLILQGIFKTYIDLIIIENVKFDIKRLCEEMLKRADYIVEGFKHNNDQPVITHELMSEIIPDDFYSRQLELMKHTLEEKQAAAPKEIQDTIAVLLEELIRTEPRTAVIKGMLTNLEEEDGFQQIVGQIRSYFHV, encoded by the coding sequence ATGGAAGATAAAAGCATTTTCATTATCGAACACGCTATTAAACTATTTGCAAACAAAGGATTCAGTGCCACTTCCGTCCAGGAAATTGCTAATGAGTGTGGTATTTCTAAGGGAGCCTTTTATTTGCATTTTAAATCAAAGGATGCTCTTTTATTAGAGATTTTTTATTATTATTCTAGAAAAATTCAGCTCAAAACAGATGAAATTGAAGCAGAAGATTTACAGCCGCGTCAAAAATTCATTCAAAAACTCTCCGTTACATTTGAAGAGATTATCACACATCGTGAATTTATAATTATGCAAATACGAGAGCAGGCCATTCCCTTCAATCACGATATTGAGGAATTTTTGCGCCACATGAGATTCAATTCTTATCATTTTTACAAAAAGAACCTGATTGATATCTACGGGGATCGTATTAACGAATTCGTATGGGAAGTCACTCTCATTTTGCAGGGGATATTTAAAACGTATATTGACTTAATAATAATAGAGAATGTGAAGTTTGATATTAAACGACTTTGTGAAGAAATGTTAAAACGTGCAGATTATATTGTTGAGGGGTTCAAACACAATAATGACCAACCAGTCATTACCCATGAGCTTATGAGTGAGATCATTCCTGATGATTTCTATTCTCGGCAGTTAGAGCTCATGAAACATACATTAGAGGAAAAACAGGCGGCTGCTCCAAAAGAAATCCAGGACACCATTGCTGTATTACTGGAAGAACTTATCAGAACGGAGCCTCGTACCGCCGTCATTAAGGGAATGCTGACAAATCTTGAAGAAGAGGATGGATTCCAGCAAATAGTCGGGCAGATTCGTTCCTATTTTCATGTGTAA